CGCAACCAGAGTCGCGAAGGGGAGCAAGGCGACCAAGACCTCGATCACCGTCAGGGTCGCAGAATTCCCCGCCAAATTGCCCGATCCGCCCATTTCCCATCCTTTGCCGCTTGCAAGCCGCGTGTCATCCGGCCTGAGCGCCCATTCGCCGAATCGATCCGCTATTATGTCGACCGGCTTCGCAGGCGCAGAACCGGAAATCCAGAGACGTTTGTGATGCTCGCTATTCCGTCGCCATTTCTGATGGCTGAAGAAGTCCCGCACGCAGGAGCACGGGATCGATCGCCTTCTGCAACTCGGCATCCAGATCGATCAGCGGAAGCCGCAACTCCGGTGAATCCAGCATCCCCAGTCGCGACATCATGTACTTCAGCGGGACGGGATTGGTATCGAAGAAGATAGCCCGATTCAACTCGAACAGTTCGAGGTGCAGTCGTTGCGCCATCTGCAGGTCTCCCTGCTTCACGGCGGTGTAGAGCGATGCGACCTTTGCGGGGGCGACGTTGCCTACCGCGTTCATCAATCCGCTCGCCCCGAGAACAAGCATCGGAAGACTGAGCGCCTCGAGCCCGCAGAACATGCGGAATTCCGGACCCATGCCGATCTGCAGCTCTGTCAGCAACTCCAGTCCCTTATCGGCATGCTTCAGCCCGACCAGATTGTCGATCCGCTCTCCGATCCGCATGACCGTCTTCGCATGGATGGAGACCGCGGCTCGGCCTGGAATGTGGTAGATCATCAGAGGAAGTGCGGTGCGCTTGCCCACTGCGGCGAAGTACTCAATCAATCCTCGCTGCGACGGCTTGATGTAGTACGGGGTGACCACGAGCACAGCACTGGCTCCGGCCTTCTCCCCCAGCTGGGTAAGCTCGACGGTTTCGGCAAACGACTGCGAACCGGTTGCGGCGACCACGGGAATCCTGCCCCGCACGGCAGCCACGGCGACTTTAACAAGCTCAGTCCGCTCAGCCACGGTCAGGCTGCTGGGCTCTCCCGTCGTTCCGGCCACCACCAGGCCGTGGGAGCCCTCCTTCGCCTGGCGCTCCGCCAGGTCGGCAAAGCGGTCGAAGTCTACCTTCCCTCCCCGGAAGGGGGTAACCAGGGGAGGGTAGGAGCCGCATAGAAACGTCTTATCAAGCTGCATCATAGACAGACCATCTCGCTTTCATTTATCGCACGGGAATGATGCTTCATCGCTCGCGAAGCTCAGGACTAGCGGTTGGTGTAGAAGCCGGTGGACGCGCCCAGGAGTTCGATCGGCTGGTCCAAGCTCTCCTGCCAGAGCAGAGAACCCATCCACACATTCAGCGGACTGTCCTGCACGGTGAGTTCGTAGACATCTTCGTCGAGCGAGGCATGGTTGTGAACCGCCCAGCCCGGAGCGGAAAGCATCAGGTCGCCAGCTTTCCAGGGATACTTCTTCCCTTCGACGACGCTGTAACCGGAGCCGGCGAAGTAGTAGTTGACCGCCGCGCCCGTGTGGCGGTGAGGGCGATCGACGATGTTCTTCGGCCTGATCGTGAACGTCGCGAAGAAGTTGCTTGTGGTGCCGTTTGTGCGCCCGGTCGCCGCGTTGTACAGCAGGTAGAGACGGCGCCCACGATAGGACTGTCCGAGCGACGCGAGCTTGGCCAGCTCGGCCTTCACTCTTTTCCACGGAAAGTAGAGCGGCTCCGACTTCATGACATCGGGGTTGATCAGCTTCTCGTACGGCATCAGCTGTGCTCCATCATCGGAGATCTGGAAGGTGCCATACGGGCTCTGCGCCGTCGCGTGCTCATCGGTGGACTTCTTCTTGAACTTCTCCGGCTGCGGGTCTTCCTCGACAATGTACACATTCATCTTCTTCAGCAACGGCGAGTTGCTGTAGGTCAGCCGCACCTGCAGCTCGTCGGTGTCGTTGACGTGCTCATAAATTACCCATGAGGGCGTGTTGAATGCATCGTACTGACCGTACTTGATGACCTTGCCGTCGATGTTCGCCTGCCCTCCGCCGCGGATGCAGAAGTTCACGAGTGCGGCGTTGTGCCGGATGGGCTTGGTTCTCTCGCCTGGCTTGAGGACGCAGATCGAAACGCCAATACCGGGCGCGAGGCCTTCCCCCACACCGGTGAGCGGGTTCGCGATCATCGATTCGCGTCTTCCGTTTGCCGGTGCAGGAAGGTTTGCGAGCCGCTCGATCTCGGCGTCGATGGCCTCCTTGGGAATCGTCACCGCTGGAATGAGATCCACTTTCTTCTCTGCCGCACCGGTGTGATCCGCGAAGTAGTAGCTGGTGTCCTGTGCTGTTTCCTGCATCGTGTCCTGCATGGTTATCTCCTATGGAACATTAGATTGCCTGGCTTGTCCGCAAGCGCGGCTGCACTCGTTGCGGAGGTGAAAACTTGTAACCCCGTTGATTGCTTACGGCGTCGCGATAGAGTTGTATGCCGAGGGAGAGATCGGAGATCCCCACCCCCAGAGACTTGAACAGCGTAAGGTCCTCCGCCTCGCCCCGATGGAAGCGCTTGGACACAATCGAGGCGAGAGGCTGAACCGCCTCCCATCCCGCAGCTTCCGAGCCGAAGAAGTCGATCAACTCGCGCGACAGTTTTCGCGCCTGCGGAATACTGTCGGTCACGACTGTAGTAGTGCGCGCGAGTATATCCCGGGCTACCTCAGCGCGACTTGGCACGATGGCGCCGACGGAGTTGATGTGCGCGCCATACTGCACCATGTTCGCGCTCAGAATCGGGTCTTTGGCTCGGGTGGCGAGAGTGATGATTGAGGCGCCCTCAACAGCCTCGCGGACGCTTGAGGCCGCGACCGACTCAATCTCGAACTCGCTCCTGAGACGTTCCACAAATCGAGTGCGCCGGCCTTCGTCTGGGCTGAAGACACGGATGCGCCGAATCGGCCGGACGGCAAGGACCGCCGCGACCTGAGAGATCGCCTGCTTGCCTGTGCCGATGATCGCAAACTCTTCCGCGATTGGGTCCGCC
This Tunturibacter gelidoferens DNA region includes the following protein-coding sequences:
- a CDS encoding ornithine cyclodeaminase family protein, producing the protein MTSETPQIEKPVWISEAEVVSMMDIAGAIDALQQGLLAEARNEAQNMIKTHVEWDGGSTLHAIGAVFPVAGFSGAKVWSHTKNGATPMLLLFDSNDGSLKAIIEAFALGQMRTAAACGVATRWLADPIAEEFAIIGTGKQAISQVAAVLAVRPIRRIRVFSPDEGRRTRFVERLRSEFEIESVAASSVREAVEGASIITLATRAKDPILSANMVQYGAHINSVGAIVPSRAEVARDILARTTTVVTDSIPQARKLSRELIDFFGSEAAGWEAVQPLASIVSKRFHRGEAEDLTLFKSLGVGISDLSLGIQLYRDAVSNQRGYKFSPPQRVQPRLRTSQAI
- a CDS encoding cupin domain-containing protein; this encodes MQDTMQETAQDTSYYFADHTGAAEKKVDLIPAVTIPKEAIDAEIERLANLPAPANGRRESMIANPLTGVGEGLAPGIGVSICVLKPGERTKPIRHNAALVNFCIRGGGQANIDGKVIKYGQYDAFNTPSWVIYEHVNDTDELQVRLTYSNSPLLKKMNVYIVEEDPQPEKFKKKSTDEHATAQSPYGTFQISDDGAQLMPYEKLINPDVMKSEPLYFPWKRVKAELAKLASLGQSYRGRRLYLLYNAATGRTNGTTSNFFATFTIRPKNIVDRPHRHTGAAVNYYFAGSGYSVVEGKKYPWKAGDLMLSAPGWAVHNHASLDEDVYELTVQDSPLNVWMGSLLWQESLDQPIELLGASTGFYTNR
- the dapA gene encoding 4-hydroxy-tetrahydrodipicolinate synthase; amino-acid sequence: MMQLDKTFLCGSYPPLVTPFRGGKVDFDRFADLAERQAKEGSHGLVVAGTTGEPSSLTVAERTELVKVAVAAVRGRIPVVAATGSQSFAETVELTQLGEKAGASAVLVVTPYYIKPSQRGLIEYFAAVGKRTALPLMIYHIPGRAAVSIHAKTVMRIGERIDNLVGLKHADKGLELLTELQIGMGPEFRMFCGLEALSLPMLVLGASGLMNAVGNVAPAKVASLYTAVKQGDLQMAQRLHLELFELNRAIFFDTNPVPLKYMMSRLGMLDSPELRLPLIDLDAELQKAIDPVLLRAGLLQPSEMATE